One Chitinophagales bacterium genomic window carries:
- the glyA gene encoding serine hydroxymethyltransferase: MNRDTRIFEIIEKEKNRQLTGIELIASENFVSAQVMEAMGSVLTNKYAEGYPGKRYYGGCEFIDEAEQLAIDRVKQLFGAAYANVQPHSGAQANAAVMLALLKPGDKIMGFNLSHGGHLTHGSPVNFSGKLYEAVFYGVDRQTGRVSMDEVAAIAEREKPKLIICGASAYSRDWDYARFREIADSVGALLMADIAHPAGLIACGMLNNPLEYCHVVTSTTHKTLRGPRGGIILLGKDYENPLGIKSPKGEIRMMSSVIDSAVFPGTQGGPLEHVIAAKAVAFYEALSDSYKAYIRQVKQNAHTLARAFVEKGYEVISGGTDNHLMLIDLRSKGTTGKVAEAALGAAGITVNKNMVPFDDRSPMVTSGIRLGTAAVTTRGMKEAEMYIIADWIDEIISHPDDTKRQSRIHAEVKKLTANFPLFYEQHTKRA, encoded by the coding sequence ATGAATAGGGATACCCGCATATTTGAGATTATTGAGAAGGAAAAAAACAGGCAGCTTACCGGCATTGAGCTGATTGCTTCTGAGAATTTTGTCAGTGCGCAGGTAATGGAAGCTATGGGGTCTGTATTAACCAACAAATATGCCGAAGGCTATCCCGGAAAAAGATATTACGGAGGCTGTGAATTTATTGATGAGGCTGAACAACTTGCCATTGATCGGGTCAAGCAGCTTTTTGGAGCCGCATATGCCAATGTGCAGCCGCATTCTGGAGCTCAGGCCAATGCAGCGGTTATGCTAGCTCTGTTGAAGCCGGGTGATAAGATTATGGGATTTAATCTGTCCCATGGAGGCCACCTTACCCATGGCTCACCGGTTAACTTTTCCGGTAAGTTATATGAGGCGGTTTTCTATGGTGTGGACAGGCAAACAGGACGTGTCAGCATGGATGAGGTAGCTGCAATCGCAGAACGGGAAAAGCCCAAACTGATTATCTGCGGAGCATCAGCCTATTCGCGCGATTGGGATTATGCCAGGTTCAGGGAAATTGCCGATAGCGTAGGCGCCCTGTTGATGGCCGACATTGCACATCCCGCAGGTCTTATTGCCTGTGGTATGTTAAACAATCCGCTGGAATACTGTCATGTAGTAACATCCACCACGCACAAAACTCTGAGAGGCCCGCGCGGGGGCATCATTTTACTTGGCAAAGACTATGAAAATCCGCTGGGAATTAAAAGTCCCAAAGGAGAAATACGCATGATGTCATCGGTGATTGATTCAGCTGTTTTTCCGGGCACACAGGGCGGACCGTTGGAACATGTCATTGCCGCTAAAGCTGTAGCATTTTATGAAGCGTTAAGCGATAGCTATAAGGCATACATCCGACAGGTAAAGCAAAATGCACACACTCTGGCAAGGGCTTTTGTAGAAAAAGGCTATGAGGTGATTTCCGGAGGCACGGACAATCATCTCATGTTGATTGACCTGCGTTCAAAGGGTACAACCGGTAAGGTGGCGGAGGCAGCTCTGGGAGCTGCGGGCATTACGGTAAATAAAAACATGGTGCCTTTTGATGATAGGTCTCCCATGGTTACTTCCGGTATCAGGCTGGGCACGGCTGCCGTCACCACACGCGGCATGAAAGAGGCTGAAATGTACATCATTGCTGACTGGATTGACGAGATTATTTCGCATCCCGATGATACCAAACGCCAGAGCCGCATCCACGCTGAAGTGAAAAAATTAACCGCCAACTTTCCGCTCTTTTATGAGCAGCATACTAAGCGTGCTTAA
- a CDS encoding sodium:proton antiporter: MELPLVIIFLGVLIIGAHVLHELFDRIRIPNALLLTLVGILIGPVLHLVKLEHFGKIGPVFTNLTLIIIIFVSGINLKLKELGQAVGPSLIFGLMNFLFTAGIISGLAYMGGASGWLEASFIGAILGGTSSAVVIPMINQIKMNQKGSAILLLESALTDVLCLVLGITLLSAMKEGVFSAGAMAAALWQSFLFALLLGMLAAVLWGVLLIRLTQPSNSTILNLAVLFVVSGTADILGWNGGIAALSFGIALGNIELLKRVLPQKWFYNRKSAPIEKGFLDEIAFVLQTYFFVYLGVSIRFGIPQLYALATLAVALILLLRPLSVRAAVWSKMPLTDLSVMSVMMPKGLVPAILASLPLQMGLSDGEYIRDFAYSVVLVSLVLCSGLVILIYNNLYFPGLLRWFFTGIVEEAPASDKNKEHPGIPAEQTSVNINTEAPAAGNTSAASASSDVNKDIQSG; encoded by the coding sequence ATGGAACTCCCGCTTGTTATAATCTTTCTGGGTGTACTGATTATCGGGGCACATGTGCTGCATGAGCTATTTGACAGAATCCGTATTCCCAACGCACTCCTCCTGACGCTGGTAGGTATTCTCATTGGCCCTGTGCTGCACCTGGTGAAACTGGAGCATTTCGGTAAAATAGGTCCGGTATTTACTAATCTTACCCTTATCATCATCATCTTCGTCAGCGGAATCAATCTGAAGCTGAAAGAGCTTGGGCAGGCCGTAGGGCCTTCCCTGATCTTTGGCCTTATGAATTTTCTGTTCACCGCAGGTATTATTTCGGGATTAGCCTATATGGGGGGCGCCTCCGGATGGCTGGAAGCCTCCTTCATCGGGGCTATTCTGGGGGGCACTTCATCGGCTGTGGTTATCCCGATGATTAACCAGATAAAAATGAACCAGAAGGGGTCGGCTATCCTGCTTTTGGAATCTGCATTGACGGATGTGCTCTGTCTGGTGTTGGGTATAACTCTGCTTAGCGCCATGAAAGAAGGCGTGTTTTCTGCAGGAGCAATGGCTGCGGCCCTGTGGCAGTCATTTTTATTTGCTCTGTTACTGGGTATGCTGGCAGCAGTCCTATGGGGGGTGCTATTGATAAGGCTCACGCAACCATCTAATTCCACGATTTTAAATCTTGCTGTACTTTTTGTGGTATCGGGCACTGCTGACATCCTGGGATGGAATGGGGGCATTGCGGCCCTGTCTTTCGGTATTGCCCTGGGTAATATAGAGCTACTGAAGAGAGTGTTGCCGCAGAAATGGTTTTATAACCGAAAATCGGCTCCGATTGAAAAAGGATTTCTGGATGAAATCGCTTTCGTTCTGCAAACCTATTTCTTCGTATATCTGGGAGTATCCATCCGGTTTGGTATCCCTCAGTTGTATGCGTTGGCCACGCTGGCTGTTGCGCTCATTCTGCTGTTGCGCCCCCTGTCGGTGAGAGCCGCAGTGTGGAGCAAAATGCCGCTTACTGATCTTTCGGTAATGTCAGTCATGATGCCTAAAGGACTTGTTCCGGCTATTCTGGCGTCTTTGCCTTTGCAGATGGGGCTTTCTGACGGAGAATACATTCGTGATTTTGCCTATTCGGTTGTTCTGGTAAGCCTTGTACTTTGTTCGGGGTTGGTTATCCTCATATACAACAACCTCTATTTCCCAGGCTTGCTACGCTGGTTTTTTACAGGCATTGTAGAAGAAGCTCCTGCTTCAGACAAGAATAAGGAGCATCCGGGTATCCCTGCAGAGCAGACTTCCGTAAATATAAATACAGAAGCTCCTGCTGCCGGTAATACATCGGCTGCCAGCGCTTCTTCAGATGTTAATAAGGATATACAATCAGGCTAA
- a CDS encoding AMP-binding protein yields MYLQNLNPLLMKTPVEAFLDKVNRMPEASYLHQPVAGRWHVYTFQQAADEVKRMAAYLHSLNLPRGSRIGIVSKNCAHWILADLAIMFSGHVSVPMYPNIQAKTLRYILEHSEAKVLFIGKLDDWNALKPGIPGNVHCISFPFYGPKEGVTWEYILAHTEPLPEYHPITADELLTIVYTSGTTGNPKGVMLYCKNLSYAIENALSVINPGNQRHRLFSYLPLSHIAERMIVEANSLWLGTEVYFAESLDLFLDNLRYARPTVFLGVPRIWVKFQMGILEKLPQRKLDRLLAIPLIGALVRKKIKKQLGLDKTLYFYSGAAPIPVSILNWYDRLGIRILEVYAMTENCAYSHLTRSDKVKFGYAGQPLPGVEVKVTEHGELLVKSEATMAGYYKEPELTAQVLKDGWLHTGDTAVVDPEGFVKITGRIKEIFKTEKGKYVAPAPIEMHVLKNQLIEQVCVIGSGLPQPIALAVLSEGGRKQAGQMVEASLCSTLKEVNASLESHERLKKIVVVKEAWTVENNALTPSMKIRRAVVEERYRDKIPEWYNNDAEVVWEQ; encoded by the coding sequence ATGTATCTTCAGAATTTAAATCCCTTGCTCATGAAAACTCCGGTGGAAGCCTTTCTGGATAAGGTGAACCGCATGCCGGAAGCCAGTTATTTGCACCAGCCTGTTGCCGGCCGCTGGCATGTGTATACTTTTCAGCAAGCAGCTGATGAAGTGAAACGAATGGCTGCTTATCTGCATTCGCTCAATCTGCCAAGAGGTTCGCGTATAGGAATTGTTTCAAAAAACTGTGCGCACTGGATACTTGCTGATTTAGCTATAATGTTCAGCGGACATGTTTCGGTGCCGATGTATCCCAACATTCAGGCAAAAACCCTGCGCTACATTCTGGAGCACAGTGAGGCAAAAGTGCTTTTTATCGGAAAGCTGGATGACTGGAACGCCTTGAAGCCAGGTATTCCTGGAAACGTACATTGTATTTCTTTTCCCTTTTACGGGCCGAAGGAGGGGGTAACATGGGAGTATATTTTAGCACACACAGAGCCGCTGCCGGAGTATCACCCGATAACTGCGGATGAGCTGCTTACCATAGTGTACACTTCTGGAACTACCGGAAACCCGAAAGGTGTAATGCTGTATTGCAAAAACCTATCTTATGCCATAGAGAATGCCCTGTCGGTAATCAATCCGGGAAATCAGCGGCACCGCTTGTTTTCTTACCTGCCTTTATCGCATATTGCCGAGCGCATGATTGTTGAAGCCAACAGCCTGTGGTTGGGCACTGAAGTTTACTTTGCTGAATCGCTGGATTTATTTTTGGATAATCTTCGTTATGCCAGACCAACAGTATTTCTTGGAGTTCCCCGCATCTGGGTGAAATTCCAAATGGGCATTCTGGAAAAGTTGCCCCAGCGCAAGTTGGACCGTCTTCTGGCTATACCTTTGATTGGTGCACTTGTCAGGAAAAAAATAAAAAAGCAACTGGGACTGGATAAGACCTTGTATTTCTATAGCGGAGCTGCGCCCATTCCTGTTTCGATATTAAACTGGTATGACCGGCTGGGTATCCGCATTCTGGAGGTATATGCAATGACGGAAAATTGTGCGTACTCGCATCTTACACGGAGCGACAAGGTAAAGTTCGGCTATGCCGGTCAACCCTTGCCGGGGGTGGAAGTAAAAGTCACCGAACATGGTGAACTGCTTGTGAAATCCGAAGCTACCATGGCAGGCTACTATAAGGAACCCGAACTAACGGCTCAGGTGCTGAAAGACGGATGGTTGCATACCGGAGATACGGCTGTTGTAGATCCGGAAGGTTTTGTAAAAATAACCGGAAGAATTAAAGAAATTTTTAAAACCGAAAAGGGCAAGTACGTAGCCCCTGCGCCTATTGAAATGCATGTGCTAAAGAATCAGCTCATTGAGCAGGTATGTGTAATAGGTTCAGGGTTGCCCCAGCCGATTGCTCTGGCGGTGTTGTCCGAAGGCGGACGCAAACAAGCTGGCCAGATGGTGGAGGCAAGTCTTTGCTCCACTCTGAAAGAGGTTAATGCATCTCTGGAGTCGCATGAAAGATTAAAAAAAATTGTTGTAGTAAAAGAAGCATGGACAGTAGAAAATAATGCGCTGACTCCAAGCATGAAGATAAGACGAGCAGTTGTGGAAGAGCGCTATCGGGATAAAATACCTGAATGGTACAACAACGATGCTGAAGTGGTATGGGAGCAATGA
- the sufA gene encoding iron-sulfur-binding protein: MLYVSERAKTQIEKIRNKGEVSPDHFIRVSVVAGGCSGFTYKMDFDTQLRPDDQVFEDKGIKLVTDPKSFLYLYNTTLDFSDGLEGKGFHFNNPNASRTCACGESFAV; the protein is encoded by the coding sequence ATGCTTTACGTTTCAGAGCGTGCAAAAACGCAGATTGAAAAAATCCGAAACAAAGGAGAAGTTTCACCCGATCATTTTATACGTGTTTCGGTGGTAGCAGGCGGCTGTTCAGGTTTTACCTACAAGATGGATTTTGATACCCAGCTGAGGCCTGATGACCAGGTGTTTGAAGACAAAGGCATCAAGCTGGTTACTGACCCGAAAAGCTTTTTGTACCTGTACAATACTACCCTTGATTTTTCTGATGGCCTGGAAGGCAAGGGATTTCACTTCAACAACCCGAATGCCTCCCGTACCTGTGCCTGTGGCGAAAGCTTTGCCGTTTAG